Proteins co-encoded in one Streptomyces sp. SLBN-31 genomic window:
- a CDS encoding carbohydrate ABC transporter permease — MTTLTAPPKTASPPVRPRTSPRAGAWKRRIPLLPALIFTIIVTQLPFVATLVISTLQWNILKPGERHFVGLSNFKFVFTDERLRTAVLNTVVLTASVVLISVVLGLGLAMLLDRRFLGRGLARTMLIAPFLVMPVAAALLWKHAIYNPDYGLLNGTLNAVWRLFGAANGPTVDWVSSYPMPAVVISLVWQWTPFMMLILLAGLQAQPGDVLEAARMDGASALQTFRHITLPHLRQYIELGVLLGTIYVVQTFDAVYTITQGGPGSQTTNLPYEIYLTMFRKYEYGQAAAAGVVVVLGSIVIATFALRTIASLFREEVSR; from the coding sequence ATGACCACGCTCACCGCCCCACCCAAGACAGCATCGCCACCCGTCCGCCCACGCACATCCCCGCGTGCCGGCGCGTGGAAGCGCCGCATCCCGCTGCTGCCGGCGCTGATCTTCACGATCATCGTGACCCAACTGCCCTTCGTGGCCACGCTGGTGATCTCCACCCTTCAGTGGAACATCCTCAAGCCGGGCGAGAGGCACTTCGTCGGCCTGTCCAACTTCAAGTTCGTCTTCACCGACGAGCGGCTGCGCACCGCGGTCCTCAACACCGTCGTCCTCACCGCGTCGGTGGTGCTCATCAGCGTCGTCCTGGGCCTCGGTCTGGCCATGCTGCTGGACCGGCGGTTCCTCGGCCGGGGCCTGGCACGGACGATGCTCATCGCTCCGTTCCTGGTCATGCCGGTCGCGGCGGCACTGCTGTGGAAGCACGCGATCTACAACCCCGACTACGGCCTGCTCAACGGCACCCTGAACGCCGTATGGCGACTGTTCGGAGCCGCCAACGGCCCCACGGTCGACTGGGTTTCGTCGTATCCCATGCCCGCCGTCGTCATCTCCCTGGTCTGGCAGTGGACACCGTTCATGATGCTGATCCTGCTGGCGGGTCTGCAGGCCCAACCCGGTGACGTGCTCGAAGCGGCCCGCATGGACGGGGCGTCGGCGCTGCAGACCTTCCGCCACATCACGCTGCCGCACCTGCGCCAGTACATCGAACTGGGCGTCCTGCTCGGCACCATCTACGTCGTGCAGACCTTCGACGCGGTCTACACGATCACCCAGGGCGGCCCCGGTTCCCAGACCACCAACCTGCCCTACGAGATCTACCTGACCATGTTCCGCAAGTACGAGTACGGCCAGGCGGCCGCCGCCGGCGTGGTCGTCGTCCTCGGCTCGATCGTGATCGCGACCTTCGCGCTGCGCACCATCGCGTCGCTGTTCCGCGAGGAGGTGTCCCGATGA